The proteins below come from a single Deltaproteobacteria bacterium genomic window:
- a CDS encoding YjbQ family protein, which yields MSTLLNVYLNTTKGIDILNATVDVKRAFKESQVSNGLLTVYVPGGTAGVAILENDPAIQKEYKNLIASFVGNPAGARPARRSGSGHAEAHLRASFLARSVIIPVKDGKLLLGPWQEVIVFDFDDKIGRREVCIHVMGEGAEKKT from the coding sequence ATGTCCACCCTCCTTAACGTCTACCTCAATACGACCAAAGGGATCGATATTTTAAATGCCACGGTGGACGTGAAAAGGGCGTTTAAGGAGTCGCAGGTTTCAAACGGTCTTTTGACGGTCTATGTTCCGGGGGGAACGGCGGGGGTTGCTATTCTGGAAAACGACCCGGCCATCCAGAAGGAATATAAGAATCTCATTGCCTCCTTTGTCGGCAACCCGGCCGGGGCCCGGCCGGCGCGGCGTTCGGGAAGCGGCCACGCCGAGGCCCATTTGAGGGCCTCCTTTCTGGCCCGGTCGGTGATCATTCCGGTCAAGGATGGAAAGCTTCTTTTGGGGCCTTGGCAGGAGGTGATTGTTTTTGACTTTGACGATAAAATCGGTCGAAGAGAGGTCTGTATCCATGTAATGGGGGAGGGGGCGGAGAAGAAAACTTAA
- a CDS encoding PhoH family protein has product MSKKTGTAQEGKVIQLKFDDNNLARNLFGPQEAHLKSIRNRLGVDIHVRGGEVSIQGEHERTQLVEKILTQLYNILKKGHPVLGSDVEQAIRILSNDRQARLDDIFLDSIFIPARKKVIAPRSAGQKLYIEAMREYDMIFGVGPAGTGKTYLAMAMAVTSLLKGEVKRIILTRPAIEAGEKLGFLPGDLVEKVNPYLRPLYDALNDMLEFEKTQKMIDRGEIEVAPLAFMRGRTLNDAFVILDEAQNCTVEQTRMFLTRIGFQSKTVITGDITQIDLPRDRRSGLIHAIEILKDIPGIRIQYLTEKDVVRHPLVSEIIRAYERNEGGENR; this is encoded by the coding sequence ATGTCAAAAAAAACCGGGACAGCACAGGAAGGCAAAGTCATCCAGCTGAAGTTCGACGACAACAATCTGGCGCGGAATCTGTTTGGGCCGCAGGAGGCGCATTTAAAATCCATCAGAAACCGGCTGGGAGTGGATATCCATGTCCGTGGCGGCGAGGTGAGCATTCAGGGGGAACATGAGCGGACGCAGTTGGTCGAGAAAATCCTGACCCAGCTCTACAATATCCTCAAGAAAGGGCATCCGGTCCTGGGGAGCGACGTGGAACAGGCCATCCGTATTTTGAGCAACGACCGGCAGGCCAGGCTGGACGACATTTTTCTTGACTCCATTTTTATTCCCGCCCGCAAAAAAGTGATCGCCCCCCGCTCCGCGGGGCAGAAGCTCTACATCGAGGCGATGCGGGAATACGACATGATCTTCGGCGTTGGCCCGGCCGGCACCGGCAAGACCTACCTCGCCATGGCAATGGCGGTGACCTCGCTCCTGAAGGGAGAGGTCAAACGGATCATCCTCACCCGCCCCGCAATCGAGGCGGGGGAAAAGCTCGGTTTTTTGCCGGGCGATCTCGTCGAGAAGGTCAACCCTTATCTGCGTCCCCTCTACGACGCCCTAAACGACATGCTCGAGTTCGAGAAGACGCAAAAAATGATCGACCGCGGCGAGATTGAGGTGGCGCCGCTGGCCTTTATGCGCGGGCGGACGCTCAACGACGCCTTTGTCATCCTCGATGAGGCGCAAAACTGCACCGTCGAACAGACGCGGATGTTTTTGACGCGTATCGGGTTTCAGTCAAAAACGGTGATTACCGGCGACATCACTCAAATCGACCTCCCCCGCGACCGGAGATCAGGGTTGATCCACGCCATCGAAATCCTCAAAGACATCCCGGGGATTCGCATCCAGTACTTGACCGAAAAAGATGTGGTCCGGCATCCGCTGGTTTCGGAAATCATCCGCGCCTACGAACGAAATGAAGGGGGGGAAAACCGGTGA